A window of Chaetodon auriga isolate fChaAug3 chromosome 2, fChaAug3.hap1, whole genome shotgun sequence contains these coding sequences:
- the rbck1 gene encoding ranBP-type and C3HC4-type zinc finger-containing protein 1: MASEVTPTVKLKEAEELALSLSEALSSGDGQEAAELCLRLAQLSVPVSVSVDCQAYPQDSIRLFVGVEDAQSESYIPVTVVVSSYMTVAQLKDKISLDFGFPPAVQRWVIGKRLAQDRETLYSHGIRQNGDQAFLFILSAQDAHLTRQQHKLDLEQQRLDGIVESMETMQLLPRGLSRAAGEKTAPPPETPHAPPVLPKPAAATKPVVPPKPPPKPQLGWACTSCTYINKPTRPGCEICGGERPEDYEVPHIYKPDQQEVFRIQQEHLAILQYEQAQQEERERNYQYLLATEDVNLIPNATETDCPICFSALQPGEGIVLRECLHTFCRECLKGTIINSQDAEVACPDRCESKLLDREIKELLTEEEHQRFLELRLSIAESRSDHSFHCQTPNCRGWCIYEDEVNEFHCELCGEINCILCRAIHDGMNCRDYQDDLRIRAENDQAAQQTKQMLESLLQNGEAMKCPRCDIIVQKKDGCDWICCLMCKTEICWVTKQARWGPNGKGDTSGGCKCRVNNQPCHPNCQNCH; encoded by the exons ATGGCTTCTGAAGTTACACCCACAGTCAAGCTGAAGGAGG CGGAAGAACTGGCCCTCTCACTGAGCGAAGCCCTGAGCAGCGGGGACGGGCAGGAGGCAGCCGAACTGTGCCTGAGGCTGGCCCAGCTCTCCGTCCCGGTGTCCGTCAGCGTCGACTGCCAGGCGTACCCGCAGGACTCCATAAG GTTGTTCGTTGGAGTGGAGGATGCTCAGTCTGAGTCCTACATCCCGGTGACAGTTGTGGTTTCTTCCTATATGACAGTTGCACAACTTAAAGATAAG ATCAGCCTTGACTTCGGGTTTCCCCCCGCGGTGCAGCGCTGGGTGATCGGGAAGCGGTTGGCTCAGGACCGGGAGACACTTTACAGCCACGGCATCCGTCAGAACGGGGACCAGGCTTTCCTGTTCATCCTCTCCGCACAAGATGCTCATCTCACACGGCAGCAACACAAGCTGGACCTGGAGCAACAACGCCTAGACG GTATCGTGGAGTCAATGGAGACGATGCAGCTCTTGCCCAGAGGCCtcagcagagctgctggtgaGAAAACGGCTCCTCCCCCGGAGACTCCACACgctcctcctgttctccctAAACCTGCGGCTGCTACAAAACCTGTTGTGCCTCCTAAACCTCCTCCTAAGCCTCAG CTGGGCTGGGCCTGCACTTCGTGTACGTACATAAACAAACCAACGCGTCCTGGCTGTGAGATATGCGGAGGGGAGCGGCCTGAGGATTACGAGGTGCCTCACATCTACAAGCCGGACCAGCAGGAGGTTTTTCGAATTCAGCAGGAACACCTGGCCATACTGCAGTACGAACAG GCTCAGCAGGAAGAACGAGAGAGGAACTACCAGTACTTGTTGGCCACAGAGGACGTGAACCTTATCCCCAATGCCACAGAGACCGACTGTCCCATCTGCTTTTCTGCCCTGCAGCCAGGAGAGGGCATCGTGCTCAGAGAGTGTCTGCACACCTTCTGCAG GGAGTGTCTAAAGggaacaataataaacagtcAAGATGCTGAGGTGGCCTGTCCTGACAGATGTGAGAGCAAGCTACTGGACCGAGAGATCAAAGAG CTgctcacagaggaggagcacCAGCGCTTTCTGGAGTTGCGTCTGAGCATCGCGGAAAGCCGCTCAGACCACAGCTTCCACTGTCAGACTCCCAACTGTCGAGGCTGGTGCATCTACGAGGATGAAGTCAATGAGTTCCACTGTGAGCTCTGCGGTGAAATCAACTGCATCCTCTGCAGG gctaTCCATGATGGCATGAATTGCAGGGACTACCAGGATGACCTGCGCATCCGAGCAGAGAACGACCAGGCGGCTCAGCAAACTAAGCAGATGCTCGAG AGCCTGCTGCAGAATGGGGAGGCCATGAAGTGCCCACGGTGTGACATCATCGTGCAGAAGAAAGATGGCTGTGATTggatctgctgtttgatgtgCAAGACAGAAATCTGCTGGGTCACCAAACAAGCTCGCTGGGGcccaaat GGAAAGGGCGACACATCTGGGGGCTGCAAATGCCGAGTCAATAATCAGCCTTGTCATCCCAACTGCCAAAACTGCCACTGA